The genomic segment AAATATTCTGGGTTTCAAAAGTCgaaatgttttgaatttcaaaGCTTAAGAGATTGatttcaaaatttctgtttcatttttgcacaaattttcaggttttcaaagtcaaatatttcccagattaatctaaaaacttcTGAGGTTTAAGAGAAAATTCTCTTTACTTGTAGATATGCCACCTTCTCTCAATGTTTCGTTTAAGAATAATCcagaagtatttatttcttcatgCACAAACTAGCCAAAGATACGGTTCATGCAGTGGGAAACGGATACAAATTTTCCTCTCCAGTAATCTGGGATTTTGAATTGAGACGTTCCAATCCTGTAGGTGGTGACGGCCGACCACGCCCAGCTGATGGTGCCTCTTGTGTTGGAGAAGAACCTGTGGTCGTCCATCCCCGGGGAGGACACCATCATGAACATCCCGGGGTTCTGGCTCGTCCGCAGGGAGAACCTGGAGTATTTCCCTCGCAGCAGCAGCTACTGGGACCGCTGCATGGTCGGCGGCTACCTCTCCCCCAAATCGGTCCTGGAGGTCTTCGACAAGCTCGTCGCCGGCTCCATCAACTGGCCCGCCATCGGGAGCGTCCTGGACTACATCATCCGCCCCGTGGTTCCCTCAGAGACGCTCACCCTGGAGGTCCAGTATGAGACGGACCGCAGGCTGTACGTGGACTTCCTGCCTCTGCTGGTGATGGAGGACGGAACGTCGCTGATCGCCAAGCCACACCGGCTCGCCGCCGAGCGCCACGAGAACCTGTGGCGGCAGAGCTTCCGCGTGGCAGAGACGGCGCGCCTCCGGGCGCTGGACCAGGAGGACGGCGGCTGCCGGTACGCCTGCCTCAAGGCGGCGAAGGCGGCGTGCAAGCTCAACCCCGCCCTCCACCGCCTCAACTCCAGCCAGCTCACCAACGCCATCCTGCTGCTGAGCGAGAAGGAAGGCAACTGGACGCGGGAGGCGCTGGCCGACcgcttcctgcagctgctgcgaGCGCTGGTGGGCCACCTAGAGGCCGGGAGGCTGCCGTGCGCCCTCAACCCCAAAGTTAACTTGTTCTGTGAGCTGACGGAACAGGAAGTGGACGAGCTGGGGTACACGCTCTACTGCGCTCTGTCAGATCCAGAGCAGCTGCTGAGAACTGCTGCGGAGCCgtaaaacaactcaaacaagcaacaaattAGATGCCAACCTcagttttgaaatttttttttatttttatttttttatctttgggGGTCTAAATATTCTTCAGTCGTGATGAAGCTCCAAAAGAAAAGAACCTGCATGGAAAACAAATCAcctctttttgttcttgttaCCTCTAAAAAACATCAGTGAGTAACCATGACACTGTATTAGAGTCTCCTCAAAGCCATTGTATTAATGAAGTTTTGTGCTGTTGTGCTCCGTTAAGCTCAGACCGCCTCTGAGGTCTTTACCTTCCTGTGGTTTAGAAAGAGGAACGAACAAATTCAGCTTTATTTGGACTCCTTGCACCTCATTTTGCAGTTACTATGGCTAGTTACTATGGCCAATCTGTTTTTAATCTCGTTTCAAAGGACTGAATGTAATGTTAAGTGTTTGTACGGCAAGCCAATGTGTAATAAAATCCTGATCAGCCTCAACGACTTGGCGTTCTTAAAAATGAAACGAtgtaaaaatcaaatttctgcatatttaaatttcattaaTACAGTGGCTGGTTCACATATTTCACACTgcagtaccttgcaaaagtattcacaccacttgaattttaatttcacattttgtcagcttacaaccataaactttaaatctgtttaagtCAAATTTGTTACAGACCCAAATGAAGTGGCTCatgatctgaaaagtgtggcgtgcatttattttcagccccaatcttcaaataaaatccagtgcatgAGTAAAATAGACTCAGACGTGTTTATAATTTAATCTACTGAAAGCagcatgaatttatttaaattttttttagtggCATCAAAACAAAGATGGCTGAACTCATTTATGCCAAACTGCTTCAACTTCTGgctaaaacatttattctccCTCACGTGTTCacttgtgacaaaatgtgggaaaaaggTTCAATTGTTGTGACTTTTGCGCGGCGCTGTGCAAAGACGACGTTTTGAACGTCTCGGTTCCAGCGCAATGGTAAAAGTTTCGTTGCGATCCAAACAGGAGGTGAAACAGGACGACCATATAAGGCAAGCAGGAAATGCCCGGAAGATAAAATAGGAAGCTGCTCTTTGTTTgttggaataaaaagaaattgtattCTCTAATTGCTTGGATGTGGACACAAATTATCAGAAAATACTTTAACCCCATCTGGTTCATTCAGATGTAGATCCTGCATTCCCCAGATGGAGCCTAAATCTATGTAGCAAATATAAGGAAacccataaaaaaacaacaactaccaGACAGGCTGCAGAAGGTCCTCTAGTTTCAGCTTGAGCACTTTGTTCATTCTGATGcctgtaggtgtgtgtgtgtaaatgcagATTAACGTAAAGGATTCAGGCAGTGTTGTGTTAAGCAGCCAGACATTAGATTGGA from the Gambusia affinis linkage group LG19, SWU_Gaff_1.0, whole genome shotgun sequence genome contains:
- the mief1 gene encoding mitochondrial dynamics protein MID51: MAGVNGDRKGKKDDNGIGTAIDFMLSNAKLVLGVGGAAMLGIATLAVKRMYDRTISAPTSPTKMQQMGKRSWEEPAWVGSSPRVLNPDMKSTVSRSLQSLPTTSCSFEPDCLRRAVGRSAVGGSGATRSSLMQARMRLSLQEHLWDFYQTRVNIPAEEQAAARRAALDICAELRVFLHAKLPDMPLREMYLSGSLYDDLQVVTADHAQLMVPLVLEKNLWSSIPGEDTIMNIPGFWLVRRENLEYFPRSSSYWDRCMVGGYLSPKSVLEVFDKLVAGSINWPAIGSVLDYIIRPVVPSETLTLEVQYETDRRLYVDFLPLLVMEDGTSLIAKPHRLAAERHENLWRQSFRVAETARLRALDQEDGGCRYACLKAAKAACKLNPALHRLNSSQLTNAILLLSEKEGNWTREALADRFLQLLRALVGHLEAGRLPCALNPKVNLFCELTEQEVDELGYTLYCALSDPEQLLRTAAEP